The proteins below are encoded in one region of Hordeum vulgare subsp. vulgare chromosome 3H, MorexV3_pseudomolecules_assembly, whole genome shotgun sequence:
- the LOC123441253 gene encoding uncharacterized protein LOC123441253 codes for MSRDPVDLSPGQLHKLADLIHRQEVQKLLELEFQSYAEQQKYLNDAKDARDKVYHVLDSAQDMIKQTEDPAKQSIAKDVYDYCTKAIGTSLQFIRSYNTRLTYLDKLKTHSEDLIKQLKWLNPATQQKEAQRLALEAGMYKKAALDNAKKFQHFVPNQFSKWLKESKILFEDLVQEYVPTSSSSSSSPSSL; via the coding sequence ATGTCTCGTGATCCAGTTGATTTAAGTCCAGGGCAGCTTCATAAGCTAGCTGATTTGATCCACCGACAAGAAGTGCAGAAGCTTCTAGAGCTCGAGTTCCAGTCATACGCGGAGCAGCAAAAGTACCTCAACGATGCGAAAGATGCCCGTGATAAGGTGTACCATGTCCTTGACAGTGCACAGGACATGATAAAACAAACCGAGGACCCCGCCAAGCAATCTATTGCCAAGGATGTGTATGACTACTGCACCAAGGCCATCGGAACATCCCTCCAATTCATCCGTAGTTACAACACCCGTCTCACCTACCTTGACAAGCTCAAGACCCACAGTGAAGACCTCATCAAACAGCTAAAGTGGCTCAATCCAGCCACCCAACAGAAGGAAGCTCAGCGCCTTGCTCTTGAGGCCGGCATGTATAAGAAAGCTGCGCTTGATAATGccaaaaagtttcagcattttgtaCCAAATCAATTCTCAAAATGGCTCAAGGAGAGTAAAATCTTGTTTGAGGATCTTGTGCAAGAGTATGTccctacatcatcatcatcatcatcatcaccatcatcattatAA